From a single Candidatus Defluviilinea gracilis genomic region:
- the lepB gene encoding signal peptidase I: MDSLQPPLTEQNSPPTGEADQPVEWKRPLRDILETLLLAVFLYFGINAVSARVRVDGYSMNPSLENGEYILVNKLAYKLGAPSRGDIIVFSYPRDPSQDLIKRVIGLPGDTVVVENGRVLVNGLQLEEPYIASAPFYNGTWQVDEGSLFVLGDNRNESKDSHEWGLLPMDNVIGKAVVIYWPPPKWEIINHIDVAFAAQ; encoded by the coding sequence ACCAACCCGTCGAATGGAAGCGTCCGCTGCGCGATATCCTCGAAACGCTTCTTCTTGCCGTCTTCCTGTATTTTGGGATCAACGCCGTCTCTGCCCGCGTGCGCGTGGATGGGTACAGCATGAACCCGTCGCTTGAGAACGGCGAATACATCCTGGTGAATAAACTGGCGTATAAACTCGGCGCGCCTTCGCGAGGCGATATCATTGTTTTCAGTTATCCGCGCGACCCCAGCCAGGACCTGATCAAGCGCGTGATCGGTTTGCCCGGCGATACGGTCGTGGTCGAAAACGGTCGGGTGCTGGTCAACGGGTTGCAGTTGGAGGAGCCGTACATTGCTTCGGCGCCGTTTTATAACGGCACATGGCAGGTGGACGAGGGAAGCCTGTTCGTGCTGGGCGATAACCGCAACGAGTCGAAAGATTCGCACGAGTGGGGTTTGCTCCCCATGGACAATGTGATCGGTAAAGCCGTGGTCATTTATTGGCCCCCTCCCAAATGGGAGATCATCAACCACATCGACGTGGCTTTTGCCGCGCAATGA
- a CDS encoding YgiT-type zinc finger protein, producing MNDTHAAPLQPHADRVPCSECSAGIMHLRHITYFTWLSEELVTVPNFPAWICDLCGRREYDERAVSWLAMLLSPETGKPTRRVHRTPKPAPPALNHPTPPLD from the coding sequence ATGAACGATACCCATGCCGCTCCCCTCCAACCCCATGCAGACCGCGTTCCGTGCAGTGAATGTTCGGCGGGCATTATGCACTTGCGCCACATCACCTATTTCACCTGGCTCAGCGAGGAACTCGTCACTGTGCCGAACTTCCCCGCCTGGATCTGCGACCTGTGCGGCAGACGCGAATACGATGAGCGCGCCGTCTCGTGGCTGGCGATGCTCCTCAGCCCGGAAACGGGAAAGCCCACGCGCCGCGTCCATCGGACGCCCAAGCCTGCCCCGCCCGCGTTGAATCATCCCACCCCCCCGCTGGACTGA
- a CDS encoding polymer-forming cytoskeletal protein yields MKTKFRIVTLISLIMLALVPTSAALAQGPGPNGGQVIFGSNFTLESGDTFDGDLVVFGGNVSIEEDAEFNGDLIVVGGTVKSDGAIHGDVVAIGGQIYLNETASTLGDVVTIGGQAVVAEGAVVEGEIVNNVQPEINLPDGQVPPFQDPSRIDVKYDFGFRFFGQIFQLFFWATLAAGFAMLLSLFWKPQMERAGNAIAAQPLMVGAMGLLAVVVSALLFLTIIPPIVLGFAWLFGIVAFGAEVGERFAKAMSQTWSPVATVGVGTFLLVLVSGALGFLPCIGGLAQFLLGLLAIGSVVITRFGSRTIHTSGVIVDPPPPPVAQA; encoded by the coding sequence ATGAAGACAAAATTTAGGATCGTTACTCTGATTTCCCTGATTATGCTTGCGCTTGTTCCGACCAGCGCAGCGCTTGCTCAGGGGCCGGGACCCAATGGCGGTCAGGTGATCTTTGGGAGTAACTTCACGCTGGAATCCGGCGATACGTTCGACGGCGACCTGGTGGTCTTTGGCGGAAACGTGTCTATTGAAGAAGATGCCGAGTTCAACGGAGACCTGATTGTGGTGGGCGGCACTGTGAAAAGCGACGGGGCGATCCATGGCGATGTTGTCGCTATTGGCGGGCAGATTTATTTGAACGAGACCGCGTCGACGCTGGGTGATGTGGTCACCATTGGCGGGCAGGCAGTGGTGGCGGAGGGAGCCGTGGTCGAAGGGGAGATCGTCAATAACGTTCAGCCGGAGATCAATCTTCCGGATGGGCAAGTTCCGCCTTTCCAAGACCCGTCCAGAATCGATGTGAAGTACGATTTTGGGTTCAGATTCTTTGGGCAAATATTCCAGTTGTTCTTTTGGGCAACGCTGGCGGCGGGATTCGCCATGTTACTGTCGTTGTTCTGGAAGCCGCAAATGGAGCGCGCAGGCAATGCCATTGCCGCGCAACCGCTGATGGTCGGCGCGATGGGTTTGCTGGCGGTGGTAGTGAGCGCGTTGTTGTTCCTTACGATCATCCCGCCCATTGTGCTGGGTTTTGCCTGGTTGTTTGGGATCGTTGCCTTTGGGGCGGAGGTGGGCGAGCGCTTCGCCAAGGCAATGAGCCAGACGTGGTCGCCGGTGGCGACGGTGGGCGTTGGCACCTTCTTGCTTGTGCTGGTCAGTGGCGCGCTTGGTTTTCTCCCTTGTATCGGCGGGCTGGCGCAATTCTTGCTTGGGTTGCTGGCGATCGGCTCGGTGGTGATCACCCGCTTCGGGTCGCGGACCATTCATACGTCTGGTGTGATCGTGGATCCGCCGCCTCCGCCTGTCGCGCAGGCGTAA